One region of Fragaria vesca subsp. vesca linkage group LG4, FraVesHawaii_1.0, whole genome shotgun sequence genomic DNA includes:
- the LOC101297825 gene encoding cysteine-rich repeat secretory protein 12-like yields MFTTYNNFTVPGSSGTADTLYGVFQCRGDLSGTDCAQCVARAVSQLGTLCLDACGGALQLDGCFVKYDNATFLGVEDKTVVMKKCGPSIGYDSDGLTKRDAVLAYLGTSDGAYRPFRVSGAGNVQGVAQCVGDLSPSECQDCLSDAVGQLRASCGTSGWGDLFMAKCYARYSEGGYHSHGHDHSDDNDDDDDDLDRTLAILIGIIAAVALIVVFLSYFRKYLCGDDCDEKGGK; encoded by the exons ATGTTCACTACTTACAACAACTTCACCGTCCCCGGGTCGTCTGGCACTGCGGACACGCTCTACGGCGTGTTTCAGTGCCGCGGCGACCTCAGCGGCACTGACTGCGCGCAGTGCGTGGCGCGCGCAGTCAGCCAGCTCGGCACGCTCTGTCTCGACGCGTGCGGGGGCGCGTTGCAGCTTGACGGGTGCTTCGTCAAGTACGACAACGCCACTTTCTTGGGGGTGGAGGACAAGACGGTGGTGATGAAGAAGTGTGGACCGTCGATCGGGTATGACTCCGACGGGTTGACCAAGAGGGATGCTGTGCTGGCGTATCTAGGGACCAGCGACGGGGCCTACCGGCCGTTCAGGGTGAGTGGCGCCGGGAATGTCCAAGGTGTGGCGCAGTGCGTAGGGGACTTGAGTCCGAGCGAGTGCCAGGATTGTCTGTCCGACGCCGTAGGGCAGCTGAGGGCGAGCTGCGGGACCAGCGGCTGGGGGGACTTGTTCATGGCCAAGTGCTACGCGCGCTACTCGGAAGGTGGATATCACTCGCACGGCCATG ATCACAGTGACGACAACGATGATGATGATGATGATCTTGATAGGACACTTGCAATACTGATTGGGATCATAGCAGCAGTTGCATTAATCGTCGTATTTCTTTCTTACTTCAGAAAATATTTGTGTGGAGATGACTGTGATGAAAAAG GTGGAAAATGA
- the LOC101298411 gene encoding UBX domain-containing protein 6-like codes for MDDMKDKVKGFIKNPFSSSSSGKFKGQGRVLGSSSSSSSGPANSPILGRAAQPNPKPKPNPVSTSKPPPQKPQPPANPKPSSREGFDPFDALITPGKRSQNGFTLNVFDCPICGKSFRSEDEVSVHVDTCVNSSDENNSAEGVSGSVESQLEACVGAFASGSGNVEVVVRLLRNIVREPENVKFRKVRMSNPKIREAIGEVVGGVELLECVGFELREEEGEMWAVMEEVPNAERIGVMKKGIELLEPPKAQERERKEKLVSDGSGELEEGVEPKKVDRQTRVFFSVSESLAAKIELPESFYSLSAMELKREAEARKKKIEDSQMLIPKSYREKQAKAAKKRYTKTVIRVQFPDGVVLQGVFSPAEPTSALYEYVSLALKEPCLEFELLNPVAIKRRVIPHSPAPGERPATLADEDLVPSALVKFKPMETDTIVFTGLCNELLQISEPLGNGSALGHA; via the exons ATGGACGACATGAAGGACAAGGTCAAGGGCTTCATCAAGAACCCCTTCTCCTCTTCCTCCTCCGGCAAATTCAAAGGCCAAGGCCGAGTCCTCGGCTCCTCCTCCTCCTCCTCCTCCGGTCCCGCCAATTCCCCGATCCTCGGCCGCGCCGCCCAACCCAATCCCAAGCCCAAGCCCAACCCCGTCTCCACCTCCAAGCCTCCGCCGCAGAAACCCCAACCCCCGGCGAATCCAAAGCCCAGTAGTCGAGAGGGCTTTGATCCCTTCGACGCTCTCATAACTCCGGGGAAGAGATCCCAGAACGGCTTCACTCTCAACGTCTTCGATTGCCCAATCTGCGGTAAATCTTTCCGGTCAGAAGACGAGGTCTCCGTTCACGTTGACACCTGTGTTAACAGCTCAGACGAGAACAACAGTGCCGAAGGTGTTTCAGGCTCGGTGGAGTCTCAATTGGAGGCCTGCGTTGGCGCATTTGCTTCGGGTTCGGGGAATGTGGAGGTTGTGGTGAGGCTGTTGAGGAATATAGTGAGGGAGCCGGAGAATGTGAAGTTCCGGAAAGTGAGGATGAGCAATCCGAAGATCAGGGAGGCGATTGGGGAGGTGGTGGGAGGTGTGGAGTTGCTGGAGTGTGTGGGGTTTGAGTTGAGAGAGGAGGAGGGGGAAATGTGGGCTGTGATGGAGGAGGTTCCTAACGCGGAGCGAATTGGTGTGATGAAGAAGGGGATAGAGTTGCTGGAACCACCAAAGGCGCAAGAACGGGAGAGGAAAGAGAAGTTGGTGTCTGATGGGTCTGGTGAGTTGGAGGAAGGGGTTGAACCGAAGAAGGTTGACAGACAG ACTAGGGTCTTCTTTTCTGTCTCTGAAAGTCTAGCTGCGAAAATTGAGCTACCAGAAAGTTTCTATAGCCTCTCAGCTATGGAGCTGAAAAGAGAAGCAGAAGCTAGAAAGAAGAAGATTGAAGATTCACAGATGCTGATACCAAAGTCATATAGGGAAAAGCAGGCAAAAGCTGCTAAAAAGAGGTACACAAAAACTGTTATCCGGGTCCAATTTCCTGACGGAGTGGTGCTCCAAGGTGTTTTTTCTCCTGCGGAACCTACTAGCGCTCTCTATGAG TACGTCAGCTTAGCATTGAAAGAGCCTTGTTTGGAATTTGAACTGTTGAATCCTGTTGCTATCAAGAGGCGGGTGATCCCCCACTCTCCTGCACCAGGTGAGAGACCAGCAACACTAGCTGATGAGGACTTGGTCCCCTCTGCTCTTGTCAAGTTTAAACCTATGGAAACGGATACCATTGTTTTCACCGGGCTGTGCAATGAACTCCTTCAAATTAGTGAACCACTTGGAAACGGTTCAGCTCTTGGTCATGCATAA
- the LOC101298116 gene encoding uncharacterized protein LOC101298116, translated as MALEWVVLGYAAGAEAVMVLLLTLPGLDGLRKGLVAVTRNLLKPFLSVVPFCLFLLMDIYWKYENRPNCDGDSCTPSEHLRHQKSIMKSQRNALLIAAALIFYWLLYTVTHLVVRIEQLNQRVERLKKNQD; from the coding sequence ATGGCTCTAGAGTGGGTGGTGCTAGGCTACGCCGCCGGCGCAGAGGCCGTGATGGTCCTCCTCCTCACGCTCCCCGGCCTCGACGGCCTCCGCAAGGGCCTCGTGGCCGTCACGCGCAACCTCCTGAAGCCGTTCCTCTCGGTGGTGCCGTTCTGCCTCTTCCTCCTCATGGACATCTACTGGAAGTACGAGAACCGGCCGAACTGCGACGGCGACTCCTGCACGCCGTCGGAGCACCTCCGCCACCAGAAGTCCATCATGAAGAGCCAGCGCAACGCGCTTCTCATCGCCGCCGCGCTCATCTTCTACTGGCTGCTCTACACCGTCACTCACCTTGTGGTCCGGATCGAGCAGCTCAACCAGCGCGTGGAGCGATTGAAGAAGAACCAGGACTGA